In Kitasatospora sp. NBC_00240, the following are encoded in one genomic region:
- a CDS encoding barstar family protein, giving the protein MAQPQPEHHLDGSGITDRAACYAAIGEAVNGPGGYYGSNLDALADCLRGGFGAEPPFTLVWHDAAVARRRLTGPAVIGGRELSYFEAVLDTLRAGGVTVLLR; this is encoded by the coding sequence ATGGCGCAGCCACAGCCGGAGCACCACCTGGACGGCTCCGGGATCACCGACCGGGCGGCCTGCTACGCCGCCATCGGCGAGGCCGTCAACGGCCCCGGCGGCTACTACGGCAGCAACCTGGACGCCCTCGCCGACTGCCTGCGCGGCGGCTTCGGCGCGGAGCCCCCGTTCACCCTGGTCTGGCACGACGCGGCCGTCGCCCGGCGGCGGCTGACCGGCCCGGCGGTGATCGGCGGGCGCGAACTGAGCTACTTCGAGGCGGTGCTCGACACCCTGCGCGCGGGCGGCGTCACCGTGCTGCTGCGCTGA
- a CDS encoding AfsR/SARP family transcriptional regulator, protein MRFGLLGPLTVHSDAGTGRPVGALKSRTLLTALLLRPGRQVPLDTLKEALWGEHPPATATASLHNHVARLRRVLATDGDSRLRAVPQGFLLHVEAGELDTELFAARLAAARTAHQRQDWTGVERESAAALELWRGRPLADVPAFARHPLVDQLTDQHLQVLEWRYDAALQLGQHEFLTAELGSLTREHPYREAFHRQLMLALHRTNRQADAIAAFHALRRALVDELGVEPGRAVREAYQEILTTQPGPAEQPAPAASRPRPAQLPVPPAHFVGRSEQIRAVHAALAADEGQPAVAVVSGMAGVGKTGLALQVSRALREHFPDGQLFLNLHGATQGVAPLEPLQALGVLLRGLGVEPRLIPGDADTASALLRSTLDATRTLIVLDDAASAAQVRPLLPAGPGCAVLVTSRPPLAALDGATHIPLAPLTADESTALITSASGREPADDCPAVRRLVELCGQLPLALRVVAARLAVRRALTAEALVELLTDEERRLDQLEYDDLSVRRSLAVAHDALLTSEREDDRDAALALRRIGALDLAEYGAPLLARLMDDEEPRAAAALERLVDVALLEETDFGSYAPHDLVRDFARELAGRLDPLPAREQAAARALRWYAAAARESVLAILPAGGERDRRLPEPVGAAQPFADSAAAFAWCDRELTNMAALAVKFADVPAHREVVLALTRSLSPYLQRRGRVEALRVLSEVALAAARTAADPAAQGQAFSDLAAAHYMAGQFEAALALNDQAIEVWRALGDDDRTQPALGNRGLLLRDLGRTAEATVVLEECLLIARRRGVERDEAIALSTLGNLREKDDPRQAIHFHRLSLESGERIGDSIIRQAARTNIGYAHLTLGEPDQALPYFETCIRLLTGNDDWHHEAQARLGLVRSLHGLRRDEEAERECRALLGKAVERGDTYSQGLAQHVRGSILDAQGRRAEAVAHWQEALRALAGTDSPLVAELEELIAPAVVAAPAGVLPLGAVPSPRSGGSGATARR, encoded by the coding sequence ATGCGTTTTGGTCTGCTCGGTCCGCTGACCGTGCACAGCGATGCCGGCACCGGGCGCCCGGTCGGCGCCCTCAAGAGCAGGACCCTGCTGACCGCCCTGCTGCTGCGCCCCGGCCGCCAGGTCCCGCTCGACACCCTCAAGGAAGCCCTCTGGGGCGAGCACCCGCCCGCCACCGCGACCGCCTCCCTGCACAACCACGTGGCGCGGCTGCGGCGCGTGCTCGCCACCGACGGCGACTCGCGCCTGCGGGCCGTCCCCCAGGGCTTCCTGCTGCACGTCGAGGCGGGCGAGCTGGACACCGAGCTGTTCGCCGCCCGGCTGGCCGCCGCCCGCACCGCCCACCAGCGCCAGGACTGGACCGGCGTGGAGCGGGAGAGCGCCGCCGCCCTCGAACTCTGGCGCGGGCGCCCGCTCGCTGACGTGCCGGCCTTCGCCCGGCACCCGCTGGTCGACCAGCTGACGGATCAGCATCTGCAGGTGCTGGAGTGGCGCTACGACGCGGCCCTGCAGCTCGGACAGCACGAGTTCCTGACCGCCGAACTCGGCTCACTGACCCGCGAGCACCCCTACCGGGAGGCGTTCCACCGGCAGTTGATGCTCGCGCTGCACCGGACGAACCGGCAGGCCGACGCGATCGCCGCCTTCCATGCGCTGCGCCGCGCCCTGGTCGACGAGCTGGGGGTCGAACCGGGCCGCGCCGTCCGCGAGGCCTACCAGGAGATCCTCACCACCCAGCCGGGCCCGGCCGAGCAGCCCGCGCCCGCCGCAAGCCGCCCCAGGCCCGCCCAACTCCCGGTACCGCCGGCTCATTTCGTCGGGCGCTCCGAGCAGATCCGGGCCGTCCACGCGGCGCTCGCCGCCGACGAAGGGCAGCCCGCCGTGGCGGTCGTCAGCGGCATGGCCGGGGTCGGCAAGACCGGGCTGGCCCTGCAGGTCTCCCGGGCCCTGCGCGAACACTTCCCCGACGGGCAGCTGTTCCTCAACCTGCACGGCGCCACCCAGGGCGTGGCGCCGCTCGAACCGCTGCAGGCCCTCGGCGTGCTGCTGCGCGGGCTGGGTGTCGAACCGCGGCTGATCCCCGGCGACGCCGACACCGCGAGCGCCCTGCTGCGCTCCACCCTGGACGCCACCCGCACCCTGATCGTGCTCGACGACGCGGCCTCGGCGGCCCAGGTCCGCCCGCTGCTGCCGGCCGGCCCGGGCTGCGCCGTCCTGGTCACCAGCCGGCCCCCGCTGGCTGCCCTGGACGGCGCCACCCACATCCCGCTCGCCCCGCTGACCGCCGACGAGAGCACCGCCCTGATCACCAGTGCCTCCGGGCGCGAGCCGGCGGACGACTGTCCGGCCGTCCGGCGGCTGGTGGAGCTCTGCGGCCAGCTGCCGCTCGCCCTGCGGGTGGTCGCGGCCCGCCTCGCCGTCCGGCGGGCGCTCACCGCCGAGGCCCTGGTGGAGCTGCTCACCGACGAGGAACGCCGGCTCGACCAGCTGGAGTACGACGACCTCAGCGTGCGCCGCTCACTCGCCGTGGCCCACGACGCGCTGCTCACCTCGGAGCGCGAGGACGACCGCGACGCCGCCCTCGCCCTGCGCCGGATCGGCGCCCTGGACCTCGCCGAGTACGGCGCGCCGCTGCTCGCCCGGCTGATGGACGACGAGGAGCCCCGGGCGGCCGCCGCGCTGGAACGGCTGGTGGACGTCGCCCTGCTGGAGGAGACCGACTTCGGCAGCTACGCACCGCACGACCTGGTCCGGGACTTCGCCCGCGAGCTCGCCGGCCGGCTCGACCCGCTGCCCGCCCGGGAGCAGGCCGCCGCCCGGGCGCTGCGCTGGTACGCGGCCGCCGCCCGGGAGTCCGTGCTGGCGATCCTGCCGGCCGGCGGGGAGCGCGACCGCCGGCTGCCCGAACCGGTCGGCGCGGCGCAGCCGTTCGCCGACTCCGCCGCGGCCTTCGCCTGGTGCGACCGGGAGCTGACCAACATGGCCGCGCTGGCGGTGAAGTTCGCCGACGTACCGGCCCACCGGGAGGTGGTGCTGGCGCTGACCCGCTCGCTCTCGCCGTACCTGCAGCGCCGCGGCCGGGTCGAGGCCCTGCGGGTCCTCAGCGAGGTCGCGCTGGCCGCCGCGCGGACCGCCGCCGACCCGGCGGCGCAGGGGCAGGCGTTCAGCGACCTCGCCGCCGCGCACTACATGGCCGGGCAGTTCGAGGCCGCGCTGGCCCTGAACGACCAGGCGATCGAGGTCTGGCGGGCGCTCGGTGACGACGACCGGACGCAGCCGGCGCTCGGCAACCGGGGGCTGCTGCTCCGGGACCTCGGCCGGACCGCCGAGGCCACCGTCGTCCTGGAGGAGTGCCTGCTGATCGCCCGCCGCCGCGGCGTGGAGCGGGACGAGGCGATCGCGCTGAGCACCCTGGGCAATCTCCGGGAGAAGGACGACCCCCGGCAGGCGATCCACTTCCACCGGCTGAGCCTGGAGTCCGGCGAGCGGATCGGCGACTCCATCATCCGGCAGGCGGCGCGCACCAACATCGGCTACGCCCATCTGACCCTCGGCGAACCCGACCAGGCCCTGCCGTACTTCGAGACCTGCATCCGGCTGCTGACCGGCAACGACGACTGGCACCACGAGGCGCAGGCCCGGCTCGGCCTGGTCCGCTCGCTGCACGGCCTGCGCCGGGACGAGGAGGCCGAGCGGGAGTGCCGGGCGCTGCTCGGCAAGGCCGTCGAACGCGGCGACACCTACTCGCAGGGCCTCGCGCAGCACGTCCGGGGGTCGATCCTGGACGCCCAAGGGCGCCGGGCCGAGGCCGTGGCGCACTGGCAGGAGGCGCTGCGGGCGCTGGCCGGCACCGACTCCCCGCTGGTGGCGGAGCTGGAGGAGCTGATCGCGCCGGCCGTGGTGGCCGCGCCCGCCGGGGTGCTGCCCCTGGGCGCGGTGCCCTCCCCGCGCTCAGGCGGGTCGGGGGCGACCGCCCGGCGCTGA
- a CDS encoding choice-of-anchor A family protein — translation MNLGVGTTGPVEPPPPATGPPPARSRRVARAALIAGLTLAPLTALLSIGSAAPLAPPLGPCSGPDCPSGYLPPNNGAFLGRDATINIFTGGYFRASERAAEAEGKIVTLGDFTVDKNGGGSFNAGVVGVGSRVPPPDGTDHVTVGGNVDIKANNTLFLGGTQVGGPAAYGNLRYAGALTGSTSITAPGQAVHDTHATDQYQSVLTRIENASACTGQAAATGTVALTSYSATFHGNGTSARQVFNLTGNLAGPSGGQIGLYFTGIPAGATVIVNMLSDHPVINTYTGTGLDGDETTALRPKLLYNFPTASTVLLSGGAMFQGTIMAGNPAGTTTVEMPGINGRIYLAGNLEQQGSGGYELHAYPFDGDLPECTSPSPSPSPSPSPSPSPSPSPSPSPSPSPSPSPSPSPSPSPSPSPSPSPSPSPSPSPSPSPSPSPTRSFSPRPSPTHSHSPKPSPSPTHTHSYSPKPSPTHSHSPKPSPTPSPSVSPSPSPSPTHSYSPKPSPTHTTSPKPSPSQSASPTHSPSVLPSPSSSGGSPTHGHGGGSPSGPSLPSTGSSVSPVLMGFASAVLLAGGGLVVLVVRRRGRHS, via the coding sequence ATGAATCTTGGTGTCGGCACCACGGGGCCGGTCGAACCGCCCCCTCCGGCGACCGGTCCGCCGCCCGCCCGCAGCCGCCGGGTGGCCAGGGCGGCCCTGATCGCCGGGCTGACGCTGGCTCCGCTGACCGCGCTGCTGAGCATCGGCAGCGCCGCGCCCCTGGCTCCGCCGCTCGGTCCCTGCAGCGGACCGGACTGCCCTTCCGGGTACCTTCCGCCCAACAACGGGGCCTTCCTGGGGCGGGACGCCACCATCAACATCTTCACCGGCGGCTACTTCCGTGCCTCCGAGCGGGCGGCCGAGGCCGAGGGCAAGATCGTCACGCTCGGCGACTTCACCGTCGACAAGAACGGCGGCGGCAGCTTCAACGCCGGTGTCGTGGGCGTCGGCTCGCGCGTCCCTCCGCCGGACGGCACCGACCACGTCACGGTCGGCGGCAACGTCGACATCAAGGCCAACAACACCCTCTTCCTCGGCGGGACCCAGGTCGGCGGCCCCGCCGCCTACGGCAATCTCAGGTACGCCGGCGCCCTCACCGGGAGCACCAGCATCACCGCGCCCGGCCAGGCCGTCCATGACACCCATGCCACCGACCAGTACCAGTCCGTCCTGACCCGGATCGAGAACGCCTCGGCCTGCACGGGGCAGGCGGCCGCCACCGGTACGGTCGCTCTCACCAGCTACAGCGCCACCTTCCACGGCAACGGCACCAGCGCCCGACAGGTCTTCAACCTCACCGGGAACCTGGCCGGGCCGTCGGGTGGCCAGATCGGTCTGTACTTCACCGGAATCCCGGCGGGCGCCACCGTGATCGTCAACATGCTGTCCGACCACCCGGTGATCAACACCTACACCGGGACCGGCCTGGACGGGGACGAGACCACCGCGTTGCGGCCCAAGCTGCTGTACAACTTCCCGACCGCCTCCACCGTGCTGCTCAGCGGTGGGGCCATGTTCCAGGGCACGATCATGGCGGGCAACCCGGCCGGTACCACCACCGTCGAGATGCCGGGCATCAACGGCCGGATCTACCTGGCCGGCAACCTGGAGCAGCAGGGCTCGGGCGGGTACGAGCTGCACGCCTACCCCTTCGACGGGGACCTCCCGGAGTGCACGTCGCCGTCGCCGAGCCCGAGCCCGTCGCCGAGCCCGAGTCCTTCGCCGAGCCCGAGTCCTTCGCCGAGCCCGTCGCCGAGCCCCTCTCCCTCTCCTTCGCCAAGTCCTAGCCCTTCGCCGTCGCCGAGCCCGAGCCCGAGCCCGTCGCCGAGCCCGAGCCCGTCGCCGAGCCCGAGCCCGTCACCGAGCCCGACCCGCTCGTTCAGCCCGAGGCCGAGCCCCACCCACTCGCACAGCCCGAAGCCGTCGCCGAGCCCGACGCACACGCACTCGTACAGTCCGAAGCCCAGCCCGACCCACTCCCACAGCCCGAAGCCTTCACCCACCCCGAGTCCGTCCGTGAGCCCGAGCCCGAGCCCGAGCCCGACACACTCGTACAGCCCGAAGCCCAGCCCCACCCACACCACCAGCCCCAAGCCTTCGCCCTCGCAGAGCGCGAGTCCGACGCACAGCCCGAGCGTCCTGCCTTCGCCGAGCAGTTCCGGCGGCTCGCCGACCCACGGACACGGTGGCGGATCCCCGAGCGGTCCGTCGCTGCCGTCCACCGGTAGCAGCGTCAGCCCCGTTCTGATGGGGTTCGCGAGCGCGGTGCTGCTGGCGGGTGGTGGTCTGGTCGTGCTGGTGGTCCGTCGTCGCGGACGCCACAGCTGA
- a CDS encoding DUF2269 family protein codes for MAKFLLSLHVLVSVLFIGPVAVAVSMFPARARAALAGGPDLAPEAGSVRLLHRITQVYAGLGLAVPVLGIGTAQVMDVLGQSWLIVSMVLTALAALSLLLFVLPAQQAAVDALELADPQAPEHAKAVQGLRLLPMTAGVFNLLWAVVVVLMVIRPGSTTGA; via the coding sequence ATGGCCAAGTTCCTCCTCAGCCTGCACGTCCTGGTGTCGGTGCTGTTCATCGGCCCGGTCGCGGTGGCGGTCAGCATGTTCCCGGCCCGGGCCCGCGCCGCGCTCGCCGGCGGCCCCGACCTGGCCCCGGAGGCCGGCTCCGTCCGGCTGCTGCACCGGATCACCCAGGTCTACGCGGGGCTGGGCCTCGCGGTGCCCGTGCTCGGTATCGGCACCGCCCAGGTGATGGATGTGCTGGGCCAGTCCTGGCTGATCGTCTCGATGGTGCTGACCGCGCTGGCCGCACTCTCGCTGCTGCTCTTCGTGCTGCCGGCCCAGCAGGCCGCCGTGGACGCGCTGGAACTCGCCGACCCGCAGGCCCCCGAGCACGCGAAGGCCGTCCAGGGCCTGCGGTTGCTGCCGATGACGGCCGGTGTCTTCAACCTGCTCTGGGCCGTGGTGGTGGTCCTGATGGTGATCCGCCCCGGCTCCACCACCGGCGCCTGA
- the kynU gene encoding kynureninase: MSIGPDGTRPFDGRPGTTRAQCEALDAADPLAGFRAEFTLPEKGVYLDGNSLGALPVRTPERVREVVEEEWGRELIRSWNDAGWFEQPYRLGGRIAPLVGAAAGEVVVCDTTSVNLFKVLAAALRLRPGRRTVLGDGAAFPTDLYIAEGVTGLVEGARSVLLPSAGADELERHLDDDVAAVVLSHVDYRTGELLDMATITAQVRAAGALMIWDVCHSVGALPVELGSCEADFAVGCTYKYLNGGPGSPAFLYVAERHQGAAEQPLSGWFGHARPFAFEPAYAPTGGIGRFLTSSPSLLGQAALGASLDVWERADLRAVRAKSLALTDLFISLVEPLDGVEVVTPREHHRRGSQVALRHRDGYPVVQALIERGVIGDFRAPDLMRFGFTPLYVSYAQVWDAAQQLAEVLESGEWRDERFGRRGAVT, translated from the coding sequence GTGAGCATCGGACCCGACGGCACCCGGCCCTTCGACGGCCGGCCCGGCACCACCCGGGCGCAGTGCGAGGCCCTGGACGCGGCGGACCCGCTGGCGGGGTTCCGCGCCGAGTTCACCCTGCCCGAGAAGGGCGTCTACCTGGACGGCAACTCGCTGGGCGCGCTGCCGGTGCGGACCCCGGAGCGGGTCCGCGAGGTCGTCGAGGAGGAGTGGGGCCGCGAGCTCATCCGCAGCTGGAACGACGCCGGGTGGTTCGAGCAGCCCTACCGCCTGGGCGGCCGGATCGCGCCACTGGTCGGGGCGGCGGCCGGCGAGGTGGTGGTCTGCGACACCACCTCGGTGAACCTCTTCAAGGTGCTCGCGGCGGCCCTGCGGCTGCGGCCGGGCCGGCGTACGGTGCTCGGTGACGGCGCGGCCTTCCCCACCGACCTCTACATCGCCGAGGGCGTGACCGGCCTGGTCGAGGGTGCCCGCAGCGTCCTGCTGCCGTCGGCCGGCGCCGACGAGCTGGAGCGGCACCTCGACGACGACGTGGCAGCTGTCGTCCTCTCCCATGTCGACTACCGCACGGGCGAGTTGCTGGACATGGCGACCATCACCGCGCAGGTCCGGGCGGCGGGCGCCCTGATGATCTGGGACGTCTGCCACTCGGTAGGCGCCCTGCCCGTCGAACTGGGCTCCTGCGAGGCCGACTTCGCGGTGGGCTGCACCTACAAGTACCTGAACGGCGGCCCGGGCTCCCCCGCCTTCCTGTACGTCGCCGAGCGCCACCAGGGCGCCGCCGAGCAGCCGTTGAGCGGCTGGTTCGGGCACGCCCGCCCGTTCGCCTTCGAGCCGGCGTACGCGCCGACCGGCGGCATCGGACGGTTCCTCACCAGCTCGCCCTCCCTGCTGGGACAGGCGGCACTGGGCGCGAGTCTGGACGTCTGGGAGCGGGCCGACCTGCGGGCGGTCCGGGCGAAGAGCCTGGCGCTGACCGACCTGTTCATCTCGCTGGTCGAGCCGCTCGACGGCGTCGAGGTGGTGACGCCGCGTGAGCACCATCGCCGGGGCAGCCAGGTCGCGCTGCGGCACCGGGACGGGTACCCGGTGGTGCAGGCACTGATCGAGCGCGGGGTGATCGGCGACTTCCGCGCCCCCGACCTGATGCGCTTCGGGTTCACCCCGCTGTACGTCTCGTACGCGCAGGTCTGGGATGCGGCGCAGCAGTTGGCCGAGGTGCTGGAGTCCGGCGAGTGGCGCGACGAGCGCTTCGGCCGGCGCGGGGCGGTGACCTGA
- a CDS encoding DoxX family protein: protein MTCLNRKDLGLLALRGAVGGVLIAHGTQKLFGWFGGGGLEGTTQAMEHMGFHPGRQSAVAAGLGEAGGGALLVVGLATPAAGAIVAGTMAGAISVHAPAGFFSTAGGYEYPALLGAAGLSLGLSGAGRYSLDHALGHRVDRPWIGVLAFVASALGACSVVSRRRHVMRLREERAVMDAGEEGAGLS, encoded by the coding sequence ATGACCTGTCTCAATCGCAAGGATCTCGGCCTGCTCGCCCTGCGCGGTGCGGTGGGCGGGGTGCTCATCGCCCACGGCACGCAGAAGCTGTTCGGCTGGTTCGGCGGCGGCGGGCTGGAGGGCACCACGCAGGCCATGGAGCACATGGGCTTCCATCCCGGGCGGCAGAGCGCCGTCGCCGCGGGCCTGGGGGAGGCGGGCGGCGGGGCCCTGCTGGTGGTCGGGCTGGCCACCCCGGCGGCAGGGGCGATCGTGGCCGGCACCATGGCCGGCGCGATCTCGGTGCATGCCCCGGCCGGGTTCTTCAGCACGGCCGGTGGCTACGAGTACCCCGCCCTGCTCGGCGCCGCCGGCCTGTCGCTGGGGCTGTCGGGGGCGGGTCGGTACTCGCTGGACCACGCGCTCGGGCACCGGGTGGACCGGCCCTGGATCGGGGTGCTCGCCTTCGTGGCCAGCGCCCTCGGGGCCTGCTCGGTGGTGTCCCGCCGCCGGCACGTGATGCGGCTGCGCGAGGAGCGGGCCGTGATGGACGCGGGCGAGGAGGGCGCCGGGCTCTCCTGA
- a CDS encoding NAD(P)H-dependent oxidoreductase: MPTNRHVLLLSGSLRSGSSNEIVLRTAAELAPEGVTTTLYEGLGGLPHFNPDDDTDPLPAPVAELRAAVAAADALLVCTPEYAGTLPGSFKNLLDWTVGGVEISDKPTAWINAANPGRGLGAEATLRLVLNYTGAAVLEEACAAVPVDRSVVGPDGVITDPAARAEIARVLALLSAG; this comes from the coding sequence ATGCCGACGAACCGTCATGTCCTGCTGCTGTCGGGGAGCCTGCGCTCCGGCTCCTCCAACGAGATCGTGCTGCGCACCGCAGCCGAGCTGGCCCCCGAGGGGGTCACCACCACGCTGTACGAGGGGCTGGGCGGCCTGCCGCACTTCAACCCGGACGACGACACCGACCCGCTGCCCGCCCCGGTCGCCGAGCTGCGCGCGGCCGTCGCGGCCGCCGACGCCCTGCTGGTCTGCACCCCCGAGTACGCGGGCACCCTGCCGGGCTCCTTCAAGAACCTGCTGGACTGGACGGTCGGCGGTGTCGAGATCTCCGACAAGCCGACGGCCTGGATCAACGCGGCCAACCCCGGGCGCGGCCTCGGCGCCGAGGCCACCCTGCGCCTGGTGCTGAACTACACCGGCGCGGCCGTGCTGGAGGAGGCCTGCGCCGCCGTCCCGGTGGACCGCTCGGTGGTCGGCCCGGACGGCGTGATCACCGACCCGGCGGCCCGCGCCGAGATCGCCCGGGTGCTGGCGCTGCTGTCGGCCGGCTGA
- a CDS encoding Lrp/AsnC family transcriptional regulator — protein MDTVDRRLLAELQADARLSYNELSRRVSLSPPAVAERVRRLEADGVISGYHAHVDLAKAGLPITALVQIQCYGPRCLLRDPEVADWPEVLQLHRVTGGACCALLVAVPAMAQFEALIDRLAGYGQPASSMVLSSPVPWRPVVAP, from the coding sequence ATGGACACCGTCGACCGCCGTCTGCTCGCCGAGCTGCAGGCCGACGCCCGGCTCTCCTACAACGAGCTGTCCCGCCGGGTCAGCCTCTCCCCGCCGGCCGTCGCCGAACGCGTCCGCCGGCTGGAGGCCGACGGCGTGATCAGCGGCTACCACGCCCACGTCGACCTCGCGAAGGCCGGCCTGCCGATCACCGCGCTGGTCCAGATCCAGTGCTACGGCCCGCGCTGCCTGCTGCGCGACCCCGAGGTGGCCGACTGGCCCGAGGTGCTGCAACTGCACCGGGTGACCGGCGGCGCCTGCTGCGCCCTGCTGGTCGCGGTGCCCGCGATGGCGCAGTTCGAGGCGCTGATCGACCGGCTGGCGGGGTACGGGCAGCCCGCCAGCTCGATGGTCCTCTCCAGCCCCGTCCCCTGGCGGCCCGTGGTCGCCCCCTGA
- a CDS encoding MarC family protein: MYVFDLSSAFIAFFAVVGPPKVLLSFAQLGAGRSTGDLRRLALWSALVAAVVGGVMAYTADFVTTLFHVSDQSLQLAGGTIFFIYAVALVLGIHLGGGDSDDAHLANPMVDGIRALLLPYIASPLAMTGVLIGSLSKDTWGWHTTVAVAYLAVVAINCVCVLLLAPLLQRSRRTSLELLSRLLGLLLAAVGVELFLNGLAELGVHIAVGH; the protein is encoded by the coding sequence ATGTACGTCTTCGATCTCAGCAGTGCGTTCATCGCGTTCTTCGCGGTGGTCGGTCCGCCCAAGGTCCTGCTGTCCTTCGCCCAGCTGGGCGCCGGCCGCAGCACCGGCGACCTGCGCCGGCTCGCCCTGTGGAGCGCGCTGGTCGCCGCCGTGGTCGGCGGGGTGATGGCGTACACCGCGGACTTCGTCACCACGCTGTTCCACGTCAGCGACCAGTCGCTGCAGCTGGCCGGCGGGACGATCTTCTTCATCTACGCGGTGGCGCTGGTCCTCGGCATCCACCTGGGCGGCGGCGACTCGGACGACGCGCACCTGGCGAACCCGATGGTGGACGGCATCCGCGCGTTGCTGCTGCCCTACATCGCCAGCCCGCTGGCCATGACGGGCGTGCTGATCGGGTCGCTGAGCAAGGACACCTGGGGCTGGCACACCACGGTGGCCGTGGCGTACCTCGCGGTGGTGGCGATCAACTGCGTCTGCGTGCTGCTGCTGGCCCCGCTGCTGCAGCGCAGCCGGCGGACCTCGCTGGAACTGCTCTCCCGGCTGCTCGGGCTGCTGCTCGCCGCGGTCGGCGTGGAGCTGTTCCTGAACGGGCTGGCCGAGCTGGGTGTGCACATCGCGGTCGGACACTGA
- a CDS encoding tryptophan 2,3-dioxygenase family protein, whose product MVHDAVSTPNLSFGRKEEPGSGTPYSRYVRLEELHNLQHPRSKVPAELSFIITTQVMELLFDLLRHEWTLAQQALREDEVPAALAALRRGTHVQDVLVNSWDLLATMTPQEFGSFREVLGEASGFQSSAFLRLEFLLGNKSEHLLRMYEEVPGTHQELAGALRAPSLYDDVLALLARRGLAVPYEPSSQRYQPLPQVQEAWHRVYTEPAHTDLAGLGEALLDTAERVTRWRQKHYSAVKRSMGDKPGTGGSSGLTWLKRSAEQDVFPELWTVRNEL is encoded by the coding sequence ATGGTGCACGACGCGGTGAGCACACCCAACCTGTCGTTCGGCAGGAAGGAGGAGCCCGGCAGCGGGACGCCGTACTCCCGCTACGTCCGGCTGGAGGAGTTGCACAACCTGCAGCACCCGCGCAGCAAGGTGCCGGCCGAGCTCTCCTTCATCATCACCACCCAGGTGATGGAACTGCTCTTCGACCTGCTCCGGCACGAGTGGACGCTGGCCCAGCAGGCCCTGCGCGAGGACGAGGTGCCGGCCGCCCTGGCGGCGCTGCGGCGCGGCACCCACGTGCAGGACGTGCTGGTGAACTCCTGGGACCTGCTCGCCACCATGACCCCGCAGGAGTTCGGCTCCTTCCGCGAGGTCCTCGGCGAGGCCTCGGGCTTCCAGTCCTCGGCCTTCCTGCGGCTGGAGTTCCTGCTGGGCAACAAGAGCGAGCACCTGCTGCGGATGTACGAGGAGGTGCCCGGCACGCACCAGGAGCTGGCCGGCGCGCTGCGGGCGCCGAGCCTGTACGACGACGTGCTGGCGCTGCTGGCGCGACGCGGCCTGGCCGTGCCGTACGAGCCCTCGTCCCAGCGGTACCAGCCGCTGCCGCAGGTGCAGGAGGCCTGGCACCGGGTGTACACCGAGCCGGCGCACACCGACCTGGCCGGCCTGGGCGAGGCGCTGCTCGACACGGCGGAGCGGGTCACCCGCTGGCGCCAGAAGCACTACTCGGCGGTCAAGCGCTCGATGGGCGACAAGCCCGGCACCGGCGGATCCAGCGGCCTGACCTGGCTGAAGCGCTCCGCCGAACAGGACGTCTTCCCCGAACTCTGGACCGTGAGGAACGAACTGTGA
- a CDS encoding 4'-phosphopantetheinyl transferase superfamily protein, with translation MDNASYEAAGPLVAVAASTEVMRHPEADEHLLGPAEQQRAARFHQASGRLDYVAAHLLVRICAARVLGVDASTLTLAQQCPDCGDPTHGKPYLPGRPDLHVSLSHTRGVVAAAAGYHPVGVDVELPTRTGTPVEVFERVLTEAEMRLVQAHPEPGRAFLRQWVRKEAMVKIGRTTLDTLGGLDLSTLPLDTPGELPLHSRFTDLYLLDWQDGGQAGDARGTGATACAVSTRPPHLATPATLAP, from the coding sequence ATGGACAACGCTTCGTACGAAGCGGCCGGCCCACTGGTGGCGGTCGCGGCGAGCACCGAGGTCATGCGGCACCCCGAGGCGGACGAGCACCTGCTCGGCCCCGCCGAGCAGCAGCGCGCCGCCCGGTTCCATCAGGCGTCCGGACGGCTCGACTACGTCGCCGCGCACCTCCTGGTCCGGATCTGCGCCGCGCGGGTGCTGGGCGTGGACGCGAGCACGCTGACGCTGGCCCAGCAGTGCCCCGACTGCGGCGATCCCACCCACGGGAAGCCGTACCTGCCCGGCCGTCCGGACCTCCACGTCAGCCTCTCGCACACCCGCGGTGTGGTGGCCGCGGCCGCCGGGTACCACCCCGTCGGCGTCGACGTGGAGCTGCCGACCAGGACGGGGACGCCGGTCGAGGTCTTCGAACGGGTACTCACCGAGGCTGAGATGCGGCTCGTCCAGGCGCACCCCGAACCGGGCCGGGCGTTCCTGCGGCAGTGGGTCCGCAAGGAGGCCATGGTCAAGATCGGCCGGACCACGCTGGACACCCTGGGCGGGCTCGACCTCTCCACCCTGCCGCTGGACACCCCCGGCGAGCTCCCCCTGCACAGCCGGTTCACCGACCTGTACCTCCTGGACTGGCAGGACGGCGGGCAGGCGGGGGACGCTCGCGGCACCGGCGCGACGGCCTGCGCCGTGAGCACCCGCCCGCCCCACCTGGCGACCCCGGCCACCCTCGCCCCCTGA